Proteins found in one Terribacillus sp. DMT04 genomic segment:
- the splB gene encoding spore photoproduct lyase has protein sequence MVKPFVPQLVYIEPRALEYPLGVKLRDKFKDMGVEIRETTSHNQVRNLPGDNDFQKYRTAKSTLVVGVRKTLKFDTSKPSAEYAIPFATGCMGHCHYCYLQTTMGSKPYIRTYVNTDEIFDAAEQYMKERAPEETRFEASCTSDIVGIDHLTHTLKHAIEYFGRSEHGQLRFVTKFAHVDHLLDADHKGRTRFRFSINDDYVIKYFEPGTSRLKDRIEAAVKVAEAGYPLGFIVAPIYLHEGWQQGYPEMLEHLEAALPAHAKKNLTFELIQHRFTKPAKRVIQKNYPMSKLELDENKRKYKWGRYGIGKYVYQNDEQEEIKDVIGSNIYKMFPQSRIEYFT, from the coding sequence ATGGTTAAGCCATTCGTACCGCAGCTTGTTTACATTGAACCGAGAGCATTGGAATATCCGCTCGGTGTGAAGCTGCGAGACAAGTTCAAAGATATGGGAGTAGAGATACGCGAAACAACTTCTCATAATCAGGTGCGTAACCTGCCTGGTGATAACGATTTTCAAAAATACCGGACAGCCAAATCAACATTAGTCGTTGGTGTGCGGAAAACATTGAAATTCGATACATCCAAGCCATCGGCAGAATATGCTATTCCGTTTGCAACAGGCTGTATGGGGCATTGTCATTATTGTTACCTGCAGACGACGATGGGATCCAAACCGTATATTCGTACGTATGTAAATACAGATGAGATTTTTGATGCCGCTGAGCAGTATATGAAGGAGAGAGCGCCGGAGGAGACGCGCTTCGAAGCTTCTTGTACGTCTGACATCGTTGGGATTGATCATCTAACCCATACACTCAAGCATGCTATTGAATACTTTGGCCGTTCGGAACATGGTCAGCTGCGCTTTGTCACAAAGTTTGCGCATGTCGATCATTTGCTTGATGCAGATCACAAAGGCCGGACAAGATTCCGTTTCAGTATTAATGACGATTATGTTATAAAGTACTTTGAACCAGGTACATCCCGCTTGAAGGATCGAATAGAGGCGGCTGTGAAGGTAGCCGAAGCTGGATATCCATTAGGTTTTATTGTAGCCCCGATATACCTGCATGAAGGCTGGCAGCAAGGATATCCGGAAATGCTGGAGCATCTTGAAGCAGCATTACCTGCTCATGCCAAAAAGAACTTGACCTTTGAATTGATTCAGCATCGTTTCACGAAGCCGGCAAAACGTGTTATTCAGAAGAATTACCCGATGTCGAAGCTGGAGCTGGATGAAAATAAGCGGAAGTACAAATGGGGCCGCTATGGTATTGGGAAGTATGTGTATCAAAATGATGAACAAGAAGAAATCAAAGACGTGATTGGCAGTAATATTTATAAAATGTTTCCGCAGTCACGAATTGAATATTTTACCTGA